One genomic window of Motacilla alba alba isolate MOTALB_02 chromosome 1, Motacilla_alba_V1.0_pri, whole genome shotgun sequence includes the following:
- the LOC119697767 gene encoding mucin-5AC-like: MGTQNHLWHFILAALLCTPMALEGRGTTTATAETPLNVSRSTNNSSRTGPAANSSDGSVAEPDTLTAHSLLGTASLSPSTMRTMGEEGMNTTSTTVMQEGGSSGMSAKSSAASSAFPTTGTGTTTAPQSGTASSLSFSSAVMSHSSSSSSSPEGFSPVPPSPQQSSTSSTTGMPLATTSQPSTALLLSSPSSTAGTKGNESEPPVNSPAPTTASTNAVPSSPGTSSVGSPAAPPSPQQSSTSSTTEAPLATTSQPATALLLSSPSSTAGSAQISAGTGTWGPATPRPVASTSAASGTIEASPSPTVGSSKETATPQLSSTALPQGQPPGQGTATSPATGSPSPSTATASAGSSATTPPGEEEGSTMNQGGRSTTESSHSFPATSLVSTMTTAGGEGRTDAAPATITSHWGSLGTSPGNGAVSPAFPTAGTGTTTAPQSGTASSLSFSSAVMSHSSSSSSPEGLSPVPPSPQQSSTGSTTGMPLATTSQPPTALLLSSPSSTAGSKGNESEPTVNSPAPTTASTNAVPSSPGNSSVGSPAAPPSPQQSSTSSTTGMSLATTSQPPTALVLSTADVTDVGSHTVTAEQVTPSPAPSTASTTQASATIPSPASETTAPSRSSSPGSSTGTAAPQLSSTALPQGWPTGQGTATSPATGSPSPSTATASAGSSATTPPGEGESSTMKQGDRTTEPAANASHSLPATSPATPSTTNHRIPTSVNPSFPRTCSPITLSIQLLKVTSRTIQFRWKPQGGTADSPYTVRLLGKQGEAQQKSLNETSTAFENLLSAHQYQISVDVSTCSKNVSASLTVQTAAEVYSGTTRITSEDFKDEYQNKSSTEFKEFEKKLIMEITKHLPQKMQELKNGTKIRIVINSIEAGSVIVNFKIVLDVGQNITKSEISDAFTEALNRSTLFEVDLNKTFIEARNSCKPGLNDCDQNAACTAEEATYSCQCNKGFTDASPQVPGRVCHQDQPSQHTTPAPPKTDTTGFTGTTSDSIFTTTFASAPCLTVSIKVQNVTGEEIQLSWSSSSKGSLYNISVKDGKEIHTTITNKTKTVFKNLLPGHVYNISVALSSCAENNPASVSVRTDAGSCFKRTGLCLAQSTGCSDLKRIVCSNNQAFACRVWFENQTFNNALYNSDSADYMNMSESLKRDVVEAMNAELGHDHSDIFVLGFRPGCVIADFLFLLPKEEAMDVDNIQAHLRKVLGSRFGSQSTVQTLSVQSSPDNSSSWRVAVIVLGVLLGVALVLILLAILFYIYVRRRSGMEFPPLYTW; this comes from the exons ATGGGCACTCAGAACCACCTCTGGCATTTCATCCTCGCCGCTCTCCTCT GTACCCCGATGGCATTAGAGGGAAGAGGCACCACGACTGCCACCGCTGAGACCCCCCTAAATGTCTCAAGGAGcacaaacaacagcagcagaactggcccagctgcaaacagctccGATGGCTCCGTGGCAGAGCCTGACACCCTCACAGCCCATtccctcctgggcacagcctcgCTGTCCCCCTCCACCATGAGGACAATGGGTGAAGAAGGGATGAACACAACATCCACAACAGTCATGCAGGAAGGGGGCTCGTCGGGGATGTCTGCCAAGAGCAGTGCAGCGAGCTCAGCATTCCCAACAACAGGAACCGGCACCACCACTGCCCCACAGAGTGGCACTGCTTCTTCCCTGTCCTTCAGCTCAGCAGTGATGagccactcctcctcctcctcctcctctcctgagGGCTTCTCACCTGTgcctcccagcccacagcagagcagcaccagcagcaccactggGATGCCCTTGGCCACCACATCCCAGCcatccacagccctgctgctctcctctccgTCCTCCACTGCTGGCACGAAGGGCAACGAGTCAGAGCCCCCTGtgaacagcccagctcccaccacagccagcaccaaCGCGGTGccttccagccctggcacctctTCCGTGGGCTCCCCAGCTGCgcctcccagcccacagcagagcagcaccagcagcaccaccgAGGCACCCTTGGCCACCACATCCCAgccagccacagccctgctgctctcctctccgtcctccactgctggcagtgctcagatctcagctgggacagggacatggggccCAGCTACCCCCAGGCCTGTGGCTTccacctctgctgcctcaggTACCATCGAGGCCAGCCCTTCACCCACTGTGGGCAGCAGTAAAGAGACAGCGACACCTCAGCTCtcctccacagccctgccccagggacagccGCCGGGGCAGGGGACAGCCACGTCACCTGCCACGGGGAGCCCCTCGCCCTCCACAGCCACggcctctgcaggcagcagtgccaccactcctcctggagaagaggagggttCCACCATGAACCAGGGGGGCAGATCAACGACCGAGAGCTCCCATTCCTTCCCAGCCACATCCCTGGTGTCCACGATGACGACGGCGGGTGGAGAGGGGAGGACGGACGCTGCACCCGCAACAATAACGTCACACTGGGGCTCACTGGGGACATCTCCTGGGAATGGTGCAGTGAGCCCAGCATTCCCAACAGCAGGAACCGGCACCACCACTGCCCCACAGAGTGGCACTGCTTCTTCCCTGTCCTTCAGCTCAGCAGTGATGagccactcctcctcctcctcctctcctgagGGCCTCTCACCTGTgcctcccagcccacagcagagcagcaccgGCAGCACCACTGGGATGCCCTTGGCCACCACATCCCAgccacccacagccctgctgctctcctctccatcctccaCTGCTGGCTCTAAGGGCAACGAGTCAGAGCCCACTGtgaacagcccagctcccaccacagccagcaccaaCGCGGTGCCTTCCAGCCCTGGCAACTCTTCCGTGGGCTCCCCAGCCGCgcctcccagcccacagcagagcagcaccagcagcaccactggGATGTCCTTGGCCACCACATCCCAGCCACCCACAGCCCTGGTGCTCTCCACTGCTGATGTTACAGACGTGGGGTCACACactgtgacagcagagcaggtgacacccagcccagctcccagcacagccagcaccaccCAAGCTTCTGCCACcatcccctctcctgcctcagaAACCACTGCGCCCAGCCGTTCAtcctctccaggcagcagcacggggacagcagcacctcagctctcctccacagccctgccccagggatgGCCCACGGGGCAGGGGACAGCCACGTCACCTGCCACGGGGAGCCCCTCGCCCTCCACAGCCACggcctctgcaggcagcagtgccaccacTCCTCCTGGAGAAGGGGAGAGTTCCACCATGAAGCAGGGGGACAGAACAACTGAGCCCGCTGCCAACGCCTCCCATTCCCTCCCAGCCACATCCCCGGCGACCCCATCCACGACAAACCACAGAATACCAACATCTGTTAATCCTTCTTTTCCTAGGACTTGCT CTCCCATCACTTTGTCCATCCAGCTGCTGAAGGTGACCAGCAGAACGATCCAGTTCAGATGGAAGCCTCAAGGTGGCACAGCAGACAGTCCTTACACTGTGCGGctgctgggaaaacagggagaggCGCAGCAGAAGAGCCTGAATGAAACAAGCACTGCCTTTGAAAATCTGCTTTCTGCTCACCAGTACCAAATATCCGTGGATGTTTCAACTTGCTCTAAGAATGTCAGTGCCTCCCTGACAGTTCAGACAG CTGCTGAAGTCTACAGTGGAACCACTAGGATTACCAGTGAAGATTTCAAGGATGAATATCAGAATAAATCAAGTACAGAATTCAAGGAGTTTGAAAAGAAGTTAATTATGGAG ATAACAAAACATCTGCCACAGAAGATGCAAGAActaaaaaatggaacaaaaatacGTATTGTAATTAATAGCATCGAGGCAGGCAGTGTGATTGTGAACTTTAAGATCGTGTTGGATGTTGGacaaaacataacaaaatcAGAGATTTCAGATGCTTTTACAGAGGCCCTTAACAGGAGCACACTGTTTGAAGTTGATCTCAACAAGACTTTTATAGAAG CAAGGAACAGCTGCAAGCCAGGCTTAAATGACTGTGACCAAaatgctgcctgcactgctgaaGAAGCCACTTATTCCTGCCAATGTAACAAAGGATTCACTGATGCAAGCCCTCAAGTTCCAGGGAGAGTTTGTCACCAGGATCAACCTTCAC AACACACAACTCCAGCCCCTCCAAAAACCGACACAACTGGATTTACAGGAACTACATCTGATTCCATTTTCACTACCACATTTGCGTCAGCACCTTGCC TGACAGTGTCCATCAAAGTTCAGAACGTGACTGGAGAAGAAAtacagctcagctggagcagcagcagcaaaggcagcctCTACAACATCTCTGTCAAGGATGGAAAGGAGATTCATACAACAATTACAAACAAGACaaaaactgtgtttaaaaaccTGCTTCCTGGCCACGTGTACAACATTTCTGTGGCACTGTCATCTTGTGCTGAGAACAATCCTGCTTCAGTCAGTGTCCGAACAG ATGCTGGTTCCTGTTTCAAAAGAACTGGGCTTTGTTTAGCACAAAGTACTGGCTGCTCTGACTTAAAACGCATCGTGTGCTCCA atAACCAAGCGTTTGCCTGCAGAGTTTGGTTTGAAAACCAGACATTTAATAACGCACTTTATAACTCTGATAGTGCAGACTACATGAACATGTCTGAAAGTCTCAAAAGAGAT